Proteins co-encoded in one Culex pipiens pallens isolate TS unplaced genomic scaffold, TS_CPP_V2 Cpp_Un0005, whole genome shotgun sequence genomic window:
- the LOC120419915 gene encoding coiled-coil domain-containing protein 85C-like, which yields NLLGELRALKEANQRLSDDNQELRDLCCFLDDDRQKGRKLAREWQRFGRYTASVMRQEVSAYQTKLRQLDDKQQELIRDNLELKELCLYLDEERSNPNRPSGGSNGGGGTNGGTGAAVTCGNCGSSNTNAQSASSNAVPLRDDGDGSSSSTNADENQQMCGGGQFGRNGLADLTIRSPLSDQTLQYVRSLESRIRQLEEERCAILKNVPLNPTSNGHVPEGKQQLQQQQQQQIVMDPISGRPEAVVRALQVLEVREQLERERIGPNLVPDALDDGEKALVREMCNVVWRKLEDAPNTGIDQHV from the exons AACCTCCTCGGCGAGCTGCGCGCACTGAAAGAGGCTAACCAGCGGCTCAGCGACGACAACCAGGAGCTGCGCGATCTGTGCTGCTTCCTGGACGATGACCGGCAGAAGGGCCGCAAGCTGGCCCGGGAGTGGCAACGGTTTGGCCGGTACACGGCGAGCGTGATGCGGCAGGAGGTGTCCGCTTATCAG ACCAAACTGCGCCAGCTTGACGACAAGCAGCAGGAGTTGATCCGGGACAACCTGGAGTTGAAAGAGCTCTGCCTGTACCTGGACGAGGAGCGAAGCAATCCGAATCGACCCTCGGGAGGTAGCAATGGCGGAGGAGGAACTAATGGAGGAACGGGAGCGGCAGTGACCTGTGGCAATTGTGGCAGCAGTAACACCAACGCGCAGTCGGCTTCGTCCAATGCTGTCCCGCTCCGGGATGACGGAGACGGAAGCAGCTCGAGCACGAATGCCGACGAGAACCAGCAGATGTGTGGAGGAGGACAGTTTGGCCGGAACGGGTTGgcg GACCTCACCATCCGGTCTCCGCTCAGCGACCAAACCCTGCAGTACGTCCGCTCGCTCGAGTCCCGAATACGGCAGCTGGAGGAGGAACGCTGCGCCATTCTGAAGAACGTCCCCCTGAACCCCACATCAAACGGCCACGTTCCAGAAGGAAAGCAACaacttcaacaacaacaacagcaacaaatcGTCATGGATCCCATTTCTGGCCGCCCCGAAGCCGTCGTCCGGGCGCTCCAAGTCCTCGAAGTCCGCGAACAACTCGAGCGGGAACGAATCGGTCCGAATCTTGTCCCAGACGCCCTGGACGACGGAGAAAAGGCGCTCGTCCGCGAAATGTGCAATGTTGTGTGGCGAAAGCTCGAGGACGCGCCCAACACCGGCATCGATCAGCACGTCTGA